A segment of the Agarivorans albus genome:
CCGACTTTAAACAACAAGGCTTGATTGAGCACTACGGCGCAAGTGTAGAGTCGATGGAAGAAGCCAAGTTGTGTTTAAAAGACCCGGCTCTAACCAGCTTACAAATTATCATTAACCTATTTAGACAAGACGCTGTAGCTGAAGTACTCGATTTAGCTCAAGCTCAACAAGTGGGAATAATTGCCCGTTTGCCCTATGCCAGTGGTTTATTAAGTGGCGCTGTTACCGCGCAACGACAATTTGACGAAACTGATCACCGCCACTACAACCGAGATGGCGCAGCCTTTCATGTAGGGGAAACTTTCGCTGGTTTGCCGCTAGATAAAGCCTTGAACTTGCTTGAACAGCTTAAAACGCTGCTTCCTGAAAACTTAGCTATTGCAGAGTGTGCAATTCGTTGGCTACTCGACCACCCGCAAATAACCAGCGTAATTACAGGGGCAAGCAAACCAGAGCAGATTCAGCAAAACTCTCATTACTCAGGCCAAACCTCTTTAAGCAAAGACCTTCATGCCAAGCTTGCCAATTTTTATCTGCAAGAGGTTAGCCCTTGGGTTCGTGGTAACCGCTAAAGAAGCGAATAGCTAAAAAGGATAATGCTATGCAATTAAGACAGTTAGGTGAATGGAAAGTAAGCCCTCTTGGTTTAGGTTGCTGGGCCATTGGCGGGCCTTTCTTCGACCAAGACAACAAGCCTTGCGGCTGGGGGAAAGTAGACGATGCGGTCTCGATTTCGGCCATTCACGCTGCACTTGATGCTGGCATTAACTTTTTTGACACTGCAGCAGTTTATGGCGCAGGTCACAGCGAACGGGTATTGGGAAAAGCCTTAGCTAATAAGCGCCAGCAAGCCATTATTGGCACTAAGTTTGGCCTAGAGTTTGAAGAAGATAGCAAAACCATCAGCGGTATCTTTGATCAACACGATGCCATTATTCGACACTGCGAAAATAGCTTAAAACGCTTAGGTACAGAATATATCGATTTATACCAGTTACACCTAAATGACTACCCAGCCGAGAATATAGGACAAATTGTAGAAACTCTAGAGCACTTAGTAAAAGCAGGGAAAATACGCGCTTACGCTTGGAGTACCGACTTTCTAGACCGTGCAAAGGCCTTTTCTTCAGCCGAACACTGCATTGCCTTTCAGTTTCAAAACAACGTGTTAGACCAAAACAATGATTTGGTAAACTTCTGTGCCAAGCACAACAAAACGGCGATAAATCGAGGACCACTCGCTATGGGGCTGCTCTCGGGCAAGTACCATCATTCAAGCATTTTAGATAAAGACGATATTCGTTGCATCAATCCAGAGTGGTTAAAATACTTCATAAACGGTAAAGCATCGCCTGAACTGCTCAACAAATTAGTCGGCATTCAATCAATTTTGACCAGTAAGGGAAGAACGGTTAATCAAGGAGCACTAGCTTGGATTTGGGGCTTAGGTGAGCACACACTACCTATTCCAGGATTTCGTAATACAGCTCAAGTGCTAAGTAATGCAGCAGCTATTGAACATGGGCCGCTCAGTAACACCCAAATGCAGGAAATTAAGCAACTACTCAACTAAAATAGAGCTAAGCATCTAAATTTAAAGAAAAAATCATTATTCACCCACTTGTCACGATTCTGTAAAGAATAGCTGCTACACCTGTTTAGTAACAGAGTAGATGAGGCGACAAGGATGCGAGCCAAGCGACAATTGGAGTTTGACGACCTAATTAGGCAACAAAGCATTAGTACCGCTTTTCAAACTATTTGGGATCATAATAACAACCAGGCTTTAGGCTATGAGGCCTTATCTAGAGGCCCACAAAATAGTTATTTCCATTCGCCACTAACACTATTTGAGTTTGCCTGCCAATCTAGCCAACAACATGAGCTTGAATTAATTTGCGCACAGCTAGCTCGACAACGCTTTGATAAGCAAAATGTAAACGGCCATCTATTCATTAACTTCTCACCCGATACCTTGCTGTATATTTATCAGCAGCAAGGTACTCAATGCTTTGAACAACTTATTCCTAGCAAAGGCAATCTAGTTATCGAGCTCACCGAGCACCTGCCAATCTGTGTTGATGAGGCGCTTTTAAAGTGCATCCAAGATCTCCGTAAATTAGCTATTTCGTTCGCTTTAGATGATTTTGGAGCAGGTTACGCGGGCATTAAAACATGGTTACAACTCAGCCCTGAGTATTTAAAGCTAGACTGTTTTTTTTGCGAGCAATTGCTAGAAGATGGCAAAGTTAGCACTGCCATCGCATCGCTGGTGAACCTTGCCGAACAAATTGGCAGCCAAATCATTGTTGAATGCATTGAAAATGCCGAACAATATCAGCAACTGGTAAACCTAGATATTCCTTACCTTCAAGGTTTTCATATTGCTCGGCCTACTAATCAACCAAAGCTGCGAAAAACTGCGCCAAGTACCCCTGTAGTAACAGAGCCCTATACAGCACTTTCTCTAGCCAGCTCTGCCAATATCGTGTCTCCTAACCTATCCTCCAAAAAGCTTTTAACAACTATTCTCGAAGATAAAAGCATTAATTCACTTCCGGTTGTAGATGGACAACAGCGAGTTCTAGGCTTAATAAAGCGCGAAGAGTTACTTGCCCAGTACTCGGGTCCTTACGGTCATTCTCTCAATCAGCGCAAAACCGTAGCCGAGTTGATGGATACCAACCCCTTAACCGTGGATGCCAACACCACATTAAGTGAAATCGGCCGTAAACTTAGCCAACATACAGCTAGTGGTTTAGACGCTGTATTTATTGTTACTCAAAATAGTAAGTACTACGGCGTGGGTTTAGCGGTAGATGTAATGCGAAAGCTCTCTGACTACAAACTTCAATTAGCCCGTTACGCTAACCCCTTAACAGCTTTACCGGGTAACGTGCCTCTACAACGCAGTTTAAATCACCTGATCGCACGTAAACAGCCATTTGACCTTGCTTACTTCGACCTAAATAACTTTAAGCCATTTAATGATATTTGTGGCTATGAGCGCGGTGACAAAATGATCAAATTGGTCGCTGAGCTATTAAGGATGCATTTAAGTAAATATGCACACTTTATCGGTCACCTAGGCGGAGATGACTTTATCGTGATTTTCACCACCCAAAACTGGCATCCTTCCGTATTACACCTACTCAGCACATTTGATAGCCGCCGAGAAGCCTTGTATCGGCAAAAAGACCTAGACGCCAAAGGCATTGTGGCCAAAGACCGTGACGGCCAACAACGGTTCTTTCATCTAAGTGGCTTAGCAGTAGGTGTTACCCGTTGGACTGCTGCCTCTCAGCTCAGTATCGATGAGTTAAGCGAGCGGGCGAGCCTTGCCAAGAAACACGCCAAGCGTAATCACTGGTCGACCTTGTATGTGCAAGAGGGTGATGTCTGTGATGCGCTAGGTTAGTGCTGTTGATGAATCTATAGAGGTTCGAGTGATTGGTATGCCTGGGCGACTATACCGCAGGCAATAAAAAAGCCCTCGTCATTAGACGAGGGCTTAGTATGAGAGCCTGGCGGTGACCTACTTTCACATGGGGAAGCCCCACACTATCATCGGCGCAGTTGCGTTTCACTTCTGAGTTCGGCATGGAGTCAGGTGGGTCCACAACGCTATTGCCACCAGGCAAAAACTGTTGTCTTTAACATTCGAAAAAGCTGAAATACCTCATGAGCACTAACAAGTATTCATGGTTTCTAAATAAAGTATCTATAAGCAACACCCTTTAGGTGTTGTATGGTTAAGCCTCACGGGTAATTAGTACAAGTTAGCTCAATGCCTCACAGCACTTACACACCTTGCCTATCAACGTTGTAGTCTCCAACGGCCCTTCAGAGGACTTAAAGTCCTAGTGAGAATTAATCTCGAGGCCTGCTTCCCGCTTAGATGCTTTCAGCGGTTATCAGTTCCGAACGTAGCTACTGGGCAATGCTATTGGCATAACAACCCAAACACCAGCGGTTCGTCCACTCCGGTCCTCTCGTACTAGGAGCAGCTCCCCTCAATTCTCAAACGCCCACGGCAGATAGGGACCGAACTGTCTCACGACGTTCTAAACCCAGCTCGCGTACCACTTTAAATGGCGAACAGCCATACCCTTGGGACCGACTTCAGCCCCAGGATGTGATGAGCCGACATCGAGGTGCCAAACACCGCCGTCGATATGAACTCTTGGGCGGTATCAGCCTGTTATCCCCGGAGTACCTTTTATCCGTTGAGCGATGGCCCTTCCATACAGAACCACCGGATCACTATGACCTACTTTCGTACCTGCTCGACGTGTCTGTCTCGCAGTTAAGCTGGCTTATGCCATTGCACTAACCGTATGATGTCCGACCATACTTAGCCAACCTTCGTGCTCCTCCGTTACTCTTTGGGAGGAGACCGCCCCAGTCAAACTACCCACCAGACACTGTCCGCAATCCCGATAAGGGACCAACGTTAGAACATCAACACTACAAGGGTGGTATTTCAAGGTCGGCTCCACGTCATCTAGCGACAACGCTTCAAAGCCTCCCACCTATCCTACACATGTAGGGTCAATGTTCAGTGTCAAGCTGTAGTAAAGGTTCACGGGGTCTTTCCGTCTAGCCGCGGGTACACCGCATCTTCACGGCAATTTCAATTTCACTGAGTCTCGGGTGGAGACAGCTTGGCCATCATTACGCCATTCGTGCAGGTCGGAACTTACCCGACAAGGAATTTCGCTACCTTAGGACCGTTATAGTTACGGCCGCCGTTTACCGGGGCTTCGATCAATAGCTTCGCGCGAACGCTAACCACATCAATTAACCTTCCGGCACCGGGCAGGCGTCACACCGTATACGTCATCTTTCGATTTAGCACAGTGCTGTGTTTTTAATAAACAGTTGCAGCCAACTGGTATCTGCGACTCTCAGCAGCTTAGGGAGCAAGTCCCATCACCATCAAGAGCGTACCTTCTCCCGAAGTTACGGTACCATTTTGCCTAGTTCCTTCACCCGAGTTCTCTCAAGCGCCTTGGTATTCTCTACCCAACCACCTGTGTCGGTTTGGGGTACGGTTTCGTATAATCTGAAGCTTAGAGACTTTTCCTGGAAGCAGGGCATCAACCACTTCGTGTCCGTAGACACTCGTCATCAACTCTCAGCGTAATGTAAACCCGGATTTGCCTAAGTTTACCGCCTACTGCCTTTCACGTGGACAACCATCGCCACGCTGGCCTAGCCTTCTCCGTCCTCCCATCGCAATTATACGAAGTACAGGAATATTAACCTGTTTCCCATCGACTACACTTTTCAGTCTCGCCTTAGGGGCCGACTCACCCTGCCCTGATTAACATTGGACAGGAAACCTTGGTCTTTCGGCGAGGGGGCTTTTCACCCCCTTTATCGTTACTCATGTCAACATTCGCACTTCTGATACCTCCAGCAAACCTTACGATTCACCTTCAACGGCTTACAGAACGCTCCTCTACCGAGCATGCAAGCATGCTCCCGTAGCTTCGGTGGTATGTTTAGCCCCGTTACATCTTCCGCGCAGGCCGACTCGACCAGTGAGCTATTACGCTTTCTTTAAATGATGGCTGCTTCTAAGCCAACATCCTGGCTGTCTAAGCCTTCCCACATCGTTTCCCACTTAACATACACTTTGGGACCTTAGCTGACGGTCTGGGTTGTTTCCCTTTCCACGACGGACGTTAGCACCCGCCGTGTGTCTCCCGAGTAGTACTTGATGGTATTCGGAGTTTGCAAAGGGTTGGTAAGTCGGGATGACCCCCTAGCCTTAACAGTGCTCTACCCCCATCAGTATTCGCTCGAGGCGCTACCTAAATAGCTTTCGAGGAGAACCAGCTATCTCCCGGTTTGATTGGCCTTTCACCCCCAGCCACAAGTCATCCGCTAATTTTTCAACATTAGTCGGTTCGGTCCTCCAATTGGTGTTACCCAATCTTCAACCTGCCCATGGCTAGATCACCGGGTTTCGGGTCTAATCCCAGCAACTATGCGCGCAGTTAACACTCGGTTTCCCTACGGCTCCGCTATTCGCTTAACCTTGCTACTGAAATTAAGTCGTTGACCCATTATACAAAAGGTACGCAGTCACCCCACGAAGGGGCTCCCACTGCTTGTACGTATACGGTTTCAGGTTCTATTTCACTCCCCTCACAGGGGTTCTTTTCGCCTTTCCCTCACGGTACTGGTTCACTATCGGTCAGTCAGGAGTATTTAGCCTTGGAGGATGGTCCCCCCATATTCAGACAACATATCACGTGTGCCGTCCTACTCGATTTCACTTAAAGTAGATTTTCATGTACGGGGCTATCACCCTGTATCGCCATCCTTTCCAGAATGTTCCACTAATCACCTAAAAGCTTAAGGGCTAATCCGGGTTCGCTCGCCGCTACTACCAGAATCTCGGTTGATTTCTTTTCCTCCGGGTACTTAGATGTTTCAGTTCCCCGGGTTCGCCTCGCAACGCTATGTATTCACGTTACGATACTGCATAAAATGCAGTGGGTTTCCCCATTCGGAAATCCATGTCTATTACGTCTTTTATCGACTTAACATGGCTTATCGCAGATTAACACGTCCTTCATCGCCTCTGACTGCCAAGGCATCCACCGTATACGCTTAGTCACTTAACCATACAACACCTAAATGTTGTCGCTTAAATCACTTGAATGGTCAGGCTGTATAAATCCTGCCATTCGAGTACGATCACCTTATTTTTGAATACCAAGAACACTTGTTATTAAACTCATATTCTTGAGATATTTTTTATCAGCTTTTCCAAATTGTTAAAGAGCAATTGGTTCCTTAGAAACCAAAGCTAAGCACTGTATAAACAAATGCTTAGCTTTGTATTCTCAAACCAAGAGAGAGAATGGTATCCCGTAGGGGATTTGAACCCCTGTTACCGCCGTGAAAGGGCGGTGTCCTAGGCCTCTAGACGAACGGGACACTGCAGTAGCTGTTCTCGTTGGTTCTACACCACACTAGAACTTCTCTCTTTTCTTTTTCATCAAGCAATCTGTGTGAACACGTCACAAAACCTAAGCATCATAATAAGGAGGTGATCCAGCCCCAGGTTCCCCTAGGGCTACCTTGTTACGACTTCACCCCAGTCATGAACCACAAAGTGGTGAGCGTCCTCCCGAAGGTTAAACTACCCACTTCTTTTGCAGCCCACTCCCATGGTGTGACGGGCGGTGTGTACAAGGCCCGGGAACGTATTCACCGTAGCATTCTGATCTACGATTACTAGCGATTCCGACTTCACGGAGTCGAGTTGCAGACTCCGATCCGGACTACGACATGCTTTTTGGGGTCCGCTTGCTCTCGCGAGTTCGCATCCCTCTGTACATGCCATTGTAGCACGTGTGTAGCCCTGCCCGTAAGGGCCATGATGACTTGACGTCGTCCCCACCTTCCTCCGGTTTATCACCGGCAGTCTCCCTAGAGTTCCCACCATTACGTGCTGGCAAATAAGGATAGGGGTTGCGCTCGTTGCGGGACTTAACCCAACATCTCACGACACGAGCTGACGACAGCCATGCAGCACCTGTATCTGAGTTCCCGAAGGCACTAAACCATCTCTGGTAAATTCTCAGTATGTCAAGGGCAGGTAAGGTTCTTCGCGTTGCATCGAATTAAACCACATGCTCCACCGCTTGTGCGGGCCCCCGTCAATTCATTTGAGTTTTAACCTTGCGGCCGTACTCCCCAGGCGGTCTACTTAATGCGTTAGCTGCGTTACCCACGAGTTAAACTCACAGACAACTAGTAGACATCGTTTACGGCGTGGACTACCAGGGTATCTAATCCTGTTTGCTCCCCACGCTTTCGTACATGAGCGTCAGTTTTTGTCCAGGTGGCCGCCTTCGCCACTGGTATTCCTTCAGATCTCTACGCATTTCACCGCTACACCTGAAATTCTACCACCCTCTACAAAACTCTAGCTTGCCAGTTCCAAATGCCATTCCCAGGTTGAGCCCGGGGATTTCACATCTGGCTTAACAAGCCGCCTGCGTACGCTTTACGCCCAGTAATTCCGATTAACGCTCGGACCCTCCGTATTACCGCGGCTGCTGGCACGGAGTTAGCCGGTCCTTCTTCTGTCGCTAACGTCAAAGATAGCAAGTATTAATTACTACCCCTTCCTCACGACTGAAAGTGCTTTACAACCCGAAGGCCTTCTTCACACACGCGGCATGGCTGCATCAGGCTTTCGCCCATTGTGCAATATTCCCCACTGCTGCCTCCCGTAGGAGTCTGGGCCGTGTCTCAGTCCCAGTGTGGCTGATCATCCTCTCAAACCAGCTAGGGATCGTCGCCTTGGTAAGCCATTACCTTACCAACTAGCTAATCCCACTTGGGCTAATCTTTACGCGAAAGGTGCCGAAGCATCCCCTCCTTTGGTCCGAAGACATTATGCGGTATTAGCAGTCGTTTCCAACTGTTGTCCCCCACGTAAAGGCATATTCCCAAGCATTACTCACCCGTCCGCCGCTCGTCATCTTCTAGCAAGCTAGAAATGTTACCGCTCGACTTGCATGTGTTAAGCCTGCCGCCAGCGTTCAATCTGAGCCATGATCAAACTCTTCAATCAAAAGTTTTTTCGCTCAAAGTTAAAAACTGAAATTATTACTGTGTTTTACAGTGCAAGACTCCAGTTCACTTAAGCTTAATTTTTTCGCTTAAGGTCCTGTGAGTGCTCACACAGATTGCTTGATAAATTGTTAAAGAGCGTTGCTTCTTGCCGAAGCGAGGTGCGCATTCTACGCTTTCCTCTGTGGCTGTCAACCGCTTTTTAAAACATTTTAAAAAGAAGTTTGAGAGCCGGCTAACTCAGCCCTAGGCCTTGCTAACCCTGACCTAGCCTTACTTCGCTTTAGTGCGCTGCGTGCCGAGTCAGTGGAGGTGCATTATAGGGAAGCGATTTGGTAAAGCAACAGTTATTTTGATTTTTTACCAATTATTGAAAGATAAAACCAAAACAGCATACTAATTAAGCAAAAAGGCACCATTTAAGCGCCTTTTTTCTCATTAAGTACTATTTTGTTACTTTTCTACTTTATCTTCAGCTACTGGTTCAATAGATTGCTCATCGTCTTTATGCTGGCTCTCTGTTCGATGACAATCTAGATCTTCTTCATCACCCACTACGTGTTTAAACTTGAGGTCCTTTACTGTGCGAACAGTGTAGATAGGTCCCGAAACAGCATAGGCGGCAAACAGTGTAAATAGGATAACTGCTGGTTTAACGGCAATAACAATAAACACCAAAACAATAAGCAGCACAGCAAAAAATGGTACACGGCCTTTTAAATCGATACCTTTGAAACTGTGATAGCGGAAGTTACTCACCATTAACAGACCACTGATGACAGTAATAAAGCAGGCAACAAATTCTAAACTGTTACCTGAAAACTGAAGGTCTTGAGCAAACCAGACCATCCCAGCTATTAACGCGGCCGCGGCTGGACTAGCTAAACCTTGAAAGAAACGTTTATCCGCAATCCCCACTTGAGTGTTAAAGCGGGCAAGGCGCAAGGCTGCACCTACTGTATAAACAAATGCTGCCAACCAGCCTATTTTGCCTAAGTCGTGCAGCGCCCAATTGTAAACCACCAGAGCAGGGGCAATACCAAAGGAAACCATATCGGCCATCGAGTCATACTCTGCACCAAAGGCACTCTCGGTATTTGTTAACCTAGCAACTCGGCCATCTACTCCATCAAAAATCATTGCAACAAAGATGGCGATAGCCGCTGCTTCAAATTGGTCGTTCATTGATGCTACTACTGCATAAAAGCCTGAAAACAGCCCTGCGGTGGTAAACAAATTGGGGAGTAAGAAGATACCTTTTTGGCGGGCACCTTCGCTAACTTTTTGCTCGGTCATTTAAATACTCTATAAAACAGCCTTAAAACTTTGGCTAAAAATAGCATAAGCCCCTAGTTGTTAATAGCAATTCAAAGACAAAAGCAGCGCAATGAACTATATCTTAGACATAAGAAATAAATATTAGGAGGAGTTCATTTTTTAGGTCGACTAAACGCACAAATTGGTAGTAACACTATGGACATAGAAAGATTGACTAAGCATTTGAGTTTAGACCCGCACCAAATTAGCCAATTTACTCAACTTGAACAACGATACAACAGCTTGATGGATGACTTATTTGGTTTTGAAGGCGATAGAAAACAAATGTGGAAAGCAATGCGAGAGTTGTTAAAAGAAAAAGATCAAGAGATTGCTAAGCTGCTTAGCGACAGCCAAACAAAAAGCTATCTCAACTTAAAACAACTCCAAAAACAACAACGTAAGCAAGCTAATTAGCTTGCTTACGCTTTACTTTTATTTAAAGGCTAATTGGCCATCTTCCAACTCGATACGAATGGTTTTTCCTGGTTCGATTTGTCCCGATAAAATGGCTTGCGCTAGGGGGTTTTCTAACTGTTGCTGAATAGCCCGCTTTAAAGGCCTTGCGCCATAGACAGGATCAAAGCCAGCTTGCCCTAATTTATCTAACACCGCATCGCTAAACTCCAACTTGTAACCTTTTTCCTCCAAACGCGGCACCAAACGCTGAACTTGTATTCCGGCAATTGTGCGGATTTGTTCGTGTGCTAATGGATGGAATACCACCGATTCATCAATTCGGTTGATAAACTCAGGCCTAAAC
Coding sequences within it:
- a CDS encoding aldo/keto reductase — its product is MQNRVLGKSGLVLSEIGLGCWQLGGDFGPVSEAQSLTILEQAYQSGVRFYDTADVYGAGLSERLLGQFYQQHSDITIATKLGRDANLYPNNYTKQTVKQSIEASLQRLGLTSIPLIQLHCVPTQILRDGEIFTWLADFKQQGLIEHYGASVESMEEAKLCLKDPALTSLQIIINLFRQDAVAEVLDLAQAQQVGIIARLPYASGLLSGAVTAQRQFDETDHRHYNRDGAAFHVGETFAGLPLDKALNLLEQLKTLLPENLAIAECAIRWLLDHPQITSVITGASKPEQIQQNSHYSGQTSLSKDLHAKLANFYLQEVSPWVRGNR
- a CDS encoding aldo/keto reductase — protein: MQLRQLGEWKVSPLGLGCWAIGGPFFDQDNKPCGWGKVDDAVSISAIHAALDAGINFFDTAAVYGAGHSERVLGKALANKRQQAIIGTKFGLEFEEDSKTISGIFDQHDAIIRHCENSLKRLGTEYIDLYQLHLNDYPAENIGQIVETLEHLVKAGKIRAYAWSTDFLDRAKAFSSAEHCIAFQFQNNVLDQNNDLVNFCAKHNKTAINRGPLAMGLLSGKYHHSSILDKDDIRCINPEWLKYFINGKASPELLNKLVGIQSILTSKGRTVNQGALAWIWGLGEHTLPIPGFRNTAQVLSNAAAIEHGPLSNTQMQEIKQLLN
- the pssA gene encoding CDP-diacylglycerol--serine O-phosphatidyltransferase produces the protein MTEQKVSEGARQKGIFLLPNLFTTAGLFSGFYAVVASMNDQFEAAAIAIFVAMIFDGVDGRVARLTNTESAFGAEYDSMADMVSFGIAPALVVYNWALHDLGKIGWLAAFVYTVGAALRLARFNTQVGIADKRFFQGLASPAAAALIAGMVWFAQDLQFSGNSLEFVACFITVISGLLMVSNFRYHSFKGIDLKGRVPFFAVLLIVLVFIVIAVKPAVILFTLFAAYAVSGPIYTVRTVKDLKFKHVVGDEEDLDCHRTESQHKDDEQSIEPVAEDKVEK
- a CDS encoding GGDEF domain-containing protein — encoded protein: MRAKRQLEFDDLIRQQSISTAFQTIWDHNNNQALGYEALSRGPQNSYFHSPLTLFEFACQSSQQHELELICAQLARQRFDKQNVNGHLFINFSPDTLLYIYQQQGTQCFEQLIPSKGNLVIELTEHLPICVDEALLKCIQDLRKLAISFALDDFGAGYAGIKTWLQLSPEYLKLDCFFCEQLLEDGKVSTAIASLVNLAEQIGSQIIVECIENAEQYQQLVNLDIPYLQGFHIARPTNQPKLRKTAPSTPVVTEPYTALSLASSANIVSPNLSSKKLLTTILEDKSINSLPVVDGQQRVLGLIKREELLAQYSGPYGHSLNQRKTVAELMDTNPLTVDANTTLSEIGRKLSQHTASGLDAVFIVTQNSKYYGVGLAVDVMRKLSDYKLQLARYANPLTALPGNVPLQRSLNHLIARKQPFDLAYFDLNNFKPFNDICGYERGDKMIKLVAELLRMHLSKYAHFIGHLGGDDFIVIFTTQNWHPSVLHLLSTFDSRREALYRQKDLDAKGIVAKDRDGQQRFFHLSGLAVGVTRWTAASQLSIDELSERASLAKKHAKRNHWSTLYVQEGDVCDALG